One part of the Vespula pensylvanica isolate Volc-1 chromosome 18, ASM1446617v1, whole genome shotgun sequence genome encodes these proteins:
- the LOC122635567 gene encoding mediator of RNA polymerase II transcription subunit 25-like isoform X3 codes for MVAGPTEHGIQADVIFVIEETAVNGAYLNDLKTNYLIPTLEYFSQGGIEDREYVAENSTTLYGIVLYHAADCLPASCTETLGPYVNPHKLLLVLDKLEMVGGKGESHANIGEGLATALQCFEDLLLRREPSSATQKHCILICNSPPYQTVIQESYKFAGHTVEQVAALFQERNINLSVLSPRKIPALFKLFEKAGGDLQSSQTKNYAKDPRHLVLLRNYNLKERPVSPSIGGTVHTAVPNTAQIPLSPLQSNDSPNPNQVQQSIAPTPQSQATTFRNQTPQNISSVHQTVTQNMAAPMSATRPPYNPQISAPPNYHPGAVGARATHSRWMRPFIPPSASAPTNAQSSALIAQLTQPPSSLGLNVSPYGQRMDVVNSNIMAANAQQQQQQINQQQQQQLRLTMQLQQQQQQQQQASLSISNQPAHSQATPQLTASCTNGGGGNISNQQIATARERHTIWQGVVEWIEKTKNPADAQKQTRHVPCQVSANSKDGDPELKADTWPQKLIMQLMPKQLIGNIGGSYLKNSKSVLFHPTPCEALESLTNMMTSGFAGCVHFTSVPPSSACEIKVLILLYTAEKRTYLGFIPNDQTAFVDRLRKVIQQQKTSQGPMRQGQAGTAAGNALPGTIPNTGISQGGILMSQTNTMTMGGGQITQNVVSANTPQQTLQTPTAQQNQLTLQSGGITASQVSGNTGGIIGQQRPPFDDLEIARHQNLLKIQQLRQTLEAAQQQEAQYKSQLEVNIQQNLEVAQQQEMQYKQQLEAQQAQRGIAPAAMANQASNAQRMMRPVSTNSLGLRHLLQQQQPQYRQQILGIQQQMVSPRGQMTTRPMAPNNTQNQQFDDVSNYDFLG; via the exons atggTTGCTGGACCTACTGAACATGGTATACAAGCTGatgttatatttgttattgaaGAAACAGCTGTAAATGGAGCATATCTGAATGATCtcaaaacaaattatttaataccCACGTTAGA atattttagtCAAGGTGGCATAGAAGATAGAGAATATGTTGCAGAG AATAGTACTACACTTTATGGGATAGTATTATATCATGCTGCTGATTGTTTGCCAGCATCTTGTACAGAAACTCTTGGGCCTTATGTAAATCCTCATAAATTACTACTTGTTTTAGATAAACTTGa AATGGTTGGTGGAAAAGGAGAATCACATGCAAATATTGGAGAAGGTCTTGCTACCGCACTGCAGTGCTttgaagatttattattaagacGAGAACCAAGTAGTGCAACACAGAAACATTGTATTTTAATCTGCAATTCACCTCCATATCAAACAGTAATTCAAGAATCTTATAAATTTGCTGGTCATACCGTAGAACAAGTAGCTGCGCTTTTTCAGGAG agAAACATCAATCTATCCGTACTGTCTCCACGGAAAATACCAGCATTATTTAAACTATTTGAAAAAGCAGGAGGTGATCTGCAATCTTCTCAAACGAAGAATTATGCTAAGGATCCACGACATTTAGTACTTttacgtaattataatttaaaagaaagaccTGTAAGCCCATCAATTGGAGGGACAGTTCATACTGCTGTACCAAATACAGCACAAATTCCTCTCAGTCCATTACAAAGTAATGATAGTCCAAATCCAAACCAAGTTCAACAAAGTATTGCACCAACACCACAATCACAGGCTACTACATTCAGAAATCAAACACctcaaaatatttcttcggtTCATCAGACAGTCACACAAAATATGGCTGCCCCTATGAGTGCTACACGACCACCCTATAATCCTCAAATATCTGCTCCGCCAAATTATCATCCAGGAGCTGTGGGTGCAAGAGCTACACATTCAAGATGGATGAGACCATTCATACCACCAAGTGCTAGTGCTCCCACCAATGCACAGAGTAGCGCCTTAATTGCTCAATTAACACAACCACCTTCGTCATTAGGACTTAATGTATCTCCATATGGTCAAAGAATGGATG TAGTTAACAGTAATATCATGGCAGCAAATGctcagcaacaacaacaacaaataaaccaacagcagcagcaacaattACGATTGACTATGCAActgcaacaacagcaacagcagcaacaacaagcGTCCTTGTCAATTTCAAATCAGCCAGCACACAGTCAAGCAACGCCACAACTTACAGCATCGTGT ACTAATGGAGGTGgtggaaatatttcaaatcaaCAGATTGCAACTGCAAGAGAACGACATACTATTTGGCAAGGTGTTGTGGAATGGAttgaaaaaactaaaaatccTGCTGATGCACAGAAGCAAACAAGACATGTTCCCTGCCAAGTTTCTGCCAATTCAAAAGATGGAGATCCAGAGTT AAAAGCAGATACATGGCCGCAAAAGTTAATAATGCAACTGATGCCAAAGCAATTAATAGGAAATATTGGCggatcttatttaaaaaattccaaatctgttctttttcatccAACACCATGCGAAGCTTTAGAATCATTAACAAATATGATGACTTCtggattt gcAGGCTGTGTCCATTTTACATCTGTACCTCCGAGTTCAGCATGTGAAATAAAAGTGCTTATACTTCTCTACACAGCAGAAAAACGAACGTATTTGGGTTTTATTCCTAATGATCAAACAGCTTTTGTAGATCGTCTCCGTAAAGTGATCCAACAACAAAAAACTTCACAAGGTCCAATGAGACAAGGTCAA GCTGGTACTGCTGCTGGAAATGCTTTACCTGGTACCATACCGAACACAGGAATATCACAAGGAGGAATTTTAATGTCTCAAACAAACACTATGACAATGGGTGGAGGACAGATTACACAAAATGTCGTTTCTGCGAATACACCTCAGCAGACTTTACAAACTCCTACAGCTCAACAAAATCAATTAACTTTACAG AGTGGAGGAATTACTGCATCGCAAGTCAGTGGTAATACAGGAGGTATTATCGGTCAACAAAGACCACCTTTTGATGATTTGGAGATAGCAAGGCAccagaatttattaaaaatccaaCAGTTACGTCAAACACTAGAGGCTGCACAACAACAAGAAGCACAATATAAATCACAACTAGAAGTTAAT ATACAGCAAAATTTAGAAGTAGCGCAACAACAGGAAATGCAATATAAACAGCAACTTGAA gcTCAACAGGCACAACGTGGTATTGCTCCTGCTGCTATGGCAAATCAAGCATCTAATGCTCAAAGAATGATGCGTCCTGTGTCAACTAATAGTCTTGGTTTACGGCATTTATTACAACAG CAACAACCTCAATATAGACAACAAATACTTGGAATACAACAGCAAATGGTTAGTCCAAGAGGACAAATGACAACACGTCCTATGGCACCAAATAATACACAAAATCAACAATTCGATGATGTATCTAATTATGATTTTCTTGGTTAA
- the LOC122635567 gene encoding mediator of RNA polymerase II transcription subunit 25-like isoform X4 → MVAGPTEHGIQADVIFVIEETAVNGAYLNDLKTNYLIPTLEYFSQGGIEDREYVAENSTTLYGIVLYHAADCLPASCTETLGPYVNPHKLLLVLDKLEMVGGKGESHANIGEGLATALQCFEDLLLRREPSSATQKHCILICNSPPYQTVIQESYKFAGHTVEQVAALFQERNINLSVLSPRKIPALFKLFEKAGGDLQSSQTKNYAKDPRHLVLLRNYNLKERPVSPSIGGTVHTAVPNTAQIPLSPLQSNDSPNPNQVQQSIAPTPQSQATTFRNQTPQNISSVHQTVTQNMAAPMSATRPPYNPQISAPPNYHPGAVGARATHSRWMRPFIPPSASAPTNAQSSALIAQLTQPPSSLGLNVSPYGQRMDVVNSNIMAANAQQQQQQINQQQQQQLRLTMQLQQQQQQQQQASLSISNQPAHSQATPQLTASCIATARERHTIWQGVVEWIEKTKNPADAQKQTRHVPCQVSANSKDGDPELKADTWPQKLIMQLMPKQLIGNIGGSYLKNSKSVLFHPTPCEALESLTNMMTSGFAGCVHFTSVPPSSACEIKVLILLYTAEKRTYLGFIPNDQTAFVDRLRKVIQQQKTSQGPMRQGQAGTAAGNALPGTIPNTGISQGGILMSQTNTMTMGGGQITQNVVSANTPQQTLQTPTAQQNQLTLQSGGITASQVSGNTGGIIGQQRPPFDDLEIARHQNLLKIQQLRQTLEAAQQQEAQYKSQLEVNIQQNLEVAQQQEMQYKQQLEAQQAQRGIAPAAMANQASNAQRMMRPVSTNSLGLRHLLQQQQPQYRQQILGIQQQMVSPRGQMTTRPMAPNNTQNQQFDDVSNYDFLG, encoded by the exons atggTTGCTGGACCTACTGAACATGGTATACAAGCTGatgttatatttgttattgaaGAAACAGCTGTAAATGGAGCATATCTGAATGATCtcaaaacaaattatttaataccCACGTTAGA atattttagtCAAGGTGGCATAGAAGATAGAGAATATGTTGCAGAG AATAGTACTACACTTTATGGGATAGTATTATATCATGCTGCTGATTGTTTGCCAGCATCTTGTACAGAAACTCTTGGGCCTTATGTAAATCCTCATAAATTACTACTTGTTTTAGATAAACTTGa AATGGTTGGTGGAAAAGGAGAATCACATGCAAATATTGGAGAAGGTCTTGCTACCGCACTGCAGTGCTttgaagatttattattaagacGAGAACCAAGTAGTGCAACACAGAAACATTGTATTTTAATCTGCAATTCACCTCCATATCAAACAGTAATTCAAGAATCTTATAAATTTGCTGGTCATACCGTAGAACAAGTAGCTGCGCTTTTTCAGGAG agAAACATCAATCTATCCGTACTGTCTCCACGGAAAATACCAGCATTATTTAAACTATTTGAAAAAGCAGGAGGTGATCTGCAATCTTCTCAAACGAAGAATTATGCTAAGGATCCACGACATTTAGTACTTttacgtaattataatttaaaagaaagaccTGTAAGCCCATCAATTGGAGGGACAGTTCATACTGCTGTACCAAATACAGCACAAATTCCTCTCAGTCCATTACAAAGTAATGATAGTCCAAATCCAAACCAAGTTCAACAAAGTATTGCACCAACACCACAATCACAGGCTACTACATTCAGAAATCAAACACctcaaaatatttcttcggtTCATCAGACAGTCACACAAAATATGGCTGCCCCTATGAGTGCTACACGACCACCCTATAATCCTCAAATATCTGCTCCGCCAAATTATCATCCAGGAGCTGTGGGTGCAAGAGCTACACATTCAAGATGGATGAGACCATTCATACCACCAAGTGCTAGTGCTCCCACCAATGCACAGAGTAGCGCCTTAATTGCTCAATTAACACAACCACCTTCGTCATTAGGACTTAATGTATCTCCATATGGTCAAAGAATGGATG TAGTTAACAGTAATATCATGGCAGCAAATGctcagcaacaacaacaacaaataaaccaacagcagcagcaacaattACGATTGACTATGCAActgcaacaacagcaacagcagcaacaacaagcGTCCTTGTCAATTTCAAATCAGCCAGCACACAGTCAAGCAACGCCACAACTTACAGCATCGTGT ATTGCAACTGCAAGAGAACGACATACTATTTGGCAAGGTGTTGTGGAATGGAttgaaaaaactaaaaatccTGCTGATGCACAGAAGCAAACAAGACATGTTCCCTGCCAAGTTTCTGCCAATTCAAAAGATGGAGATCCAGAGTT AAAAGCAGATACATGGCCGCAAAAGTTAATAATGCAACTGATGCCAAAGCAATTAATAGGAAATATTGGCggatcttatttaaaaaattccaaatctgttctttttcatccAACACCATGCGAAGCTTTAGAATCATTAACAAATATGATGACTTCtggattt gcAGGCTGTGTCCATTTTACATCTGTACCTCCGAGTTCAGCATGTGAAATAAAAGTGCTTATACTTCTCTACACAGCAGAAAAACGAACGTATTTGGGTTTTATTCCTAATGATCAAACAGCTTTTGTAGATCGTCTCCGTAAAGTGATCCAACAACAAAAAACTTCACAAGGTCCAATGAGACAAGGTCAA GCTGGTACTGCTGCTGGAAATGCTTTACCTGGTACCATACCGAACACAGGAATATCACAAGGAGGAATTTTAATGTCTCAAACAAACACTATGACAATGGGTGGAGGACAGATTACACAAAATGTCGTTTCTGCGAATACACCTCAGCAGACTTTACAAACTCCTACAGCTCAACAAAATCAATTAACTTTACAG AGTGGAGGAATTACTGCATCGCAAGTCAGTGGTAATACAGGAGGTATTATCGGTCAACAAAGACCACCTTTTGATGATTTGGAGATAGCAAGGCAccagaatttattaaaaatccaaCAGTTACGTCAAACACTAGAGGCTGCACAACAACAAGAAGCACAATATAAATCACAACTAGAAGTTAAT ATACAGCAAAATTTAGAAGTAGCGCAACAACAGGAAATGCAATATAAACAGCAACTTGAA gcTCAACAGGCACAACGTGGTATTGCTCCTGCTGCTATGGCAAATCAAGCATCTAATGCTCAAAGAATGATGCGTCCTGTGTCAACTAATAGTCTTGGTTTACGGCATTTATTACAACAG CAACAACCTCAATATAGACAACAAATACTTGGAATACAACAGCAAATGGTTAGTCCAAGAGGACAAATGACAACACGTCCTATGGCACCAAATAATACACAAAATCAACAATTCGATGATGTATCTAATTATGATTTTCTTGGTTAA
- the LOC122635567 gene encoding mediator of RNA polymerase II transcription subunit 25-like isoform X2, with product MVAGPTEHGIQADVIFVIEETAVNGAYLNDLKTNYLIPTLEYFSQGGIEDREYVAENSTTLYGIVLYHAADCLPASCTETLGPYVNPHKLLLVLDKLEMVGGKGESHANIGEGLATALQCFEDLLLRREPSSATQKHCILICNSPPYQTVIQESYKFAGHTVEQVAALFQERNINLSVLSPRKIPALFKLFEKAGGDLQSSQTKNYAKDPRHLVLLRNYNLKERPVSPSIGGTVHTAVPNTAQIPLSPLQSNDSPNPNQVQQSIAPTPQSQATTFRNQTPQNISSVHQTVTQNMAAPMSATRPPYNPQISAPPNYHPGAVGARATHSRWMRPFIPPSASAPTNAQSSALIAQLTQPPSSLGLNVSPYGQRMDVVNSNIMAANAQQQQQQINQQQQQQLRLTMQLQQQQQQQQQASLSISNQPAHSQATPQLTASCVSPSVPTQVPPTVTASQAPVPVCSVTPLATHPQAQIATARERHTIWQGVVEWIEKTKNPADAQKQTRHVPCQVSANSKDGDPELKADTWPQKLIMQLMPKQLIGNIGGSYLKNSKSVLFHPTPCEALESLTNMMTSGFAGCVHFTSVPPSSACEIKVLILLYTAEKRTYLGFIPNDQTAFVDRLRKVIQQQKTSQGPMRQGQAGTAAGNALPGTIPNTGISQGGILMSQTNTMTMGGGQITQNVVSANTPQQTLQTPTAQQNQLTLQSGGITASQVSGNTGGIIGQQRPPFDDLEIARHQNLLKIQQLRQTLEAAQQQEAQYKSQLEVNIQQNLEVAQQQEMQYKQQLEAQQAQRGIAPAAMANQASNAQRMMRPVSTNSLGLRHLLQQQQPQYRQQILGIQQQMVSPRGQMTTRPMAPNNTQNQQFDDVSNYDFLG from the exons atggTTGCTGGACCTACTGAACATGGTATACAAGCTGatgttatatttgttattgaaGAAACAGCTGTAAATGGAGCATATCTGAATGATCtcaaaacaaattatttaataccCACGTTAGA atattttagtCAAGGTGGCATAGAAGATAGAGAATATGTTGCAGAG AATAGTACTACACTTTATGGGATAGTATTATATCATGCTGCTGATTGTTTGCCAGCATCTTGTACAGAAACTCTTGGGCCTTATGTAAATCCTCATAAATTACTACTTGTTTTAGATAAACTTGa AATGGTTGGTGGAAAAGGAGAATCACATGCAAATATTGGAGAAGGTCTTGCTACCGCACTGCAGTGCTttgaagatttattattaagacGAGAACCAAGTAGTGCAACACAGAAACATTGTATTTTAATCTGCAATTCACCTCCATATCAAACAGTAATTCAAGAATCTTATAAATTTGCTGGTCATACCGTAGAACAAGTAGCTGCGCTTTTTCAGGAG agAAACATCAATCTATCCGTACTGTCTCCACGGAAAATACCAGCATTATTTAAACTATTTGAAAAAGCAGGAGGTGATCTGCAATCTTCTCAAACGAAGAATTATGCTAAGGATCCACGACATTTAGTACTTttacgtaattataatttaaaagaaagaccTGTAAGCCCATCAATTGGAGGGACAGTTCATACTGCTGTACCAAATACAGCACAAATTCCTCTCAGTCCATTACAAAGTAATGATAGTCCAAATCCAAACCAAGTTCAACAAAGTATTGCACCAACACCACAATCACAGGCTACTACATTCAGAAATCAAACACctcaaaatatttcttcggtTCATCAGACAGTCACACAAAATATGGCTGCCCCTATGAGTGCTACACGACCACCCTATAATCCTCAAATATCTGCTCCGCCAAATTATCATCCAGGAGCTGTGGGTGCAAGAGCTACACATTCAAGATGGATGAGACCATTCATACCACCAAGTGCTAGTGCTCCCACCAATGCACAGAGTAGCGCCTTAATTGCTCAATTAACACAACCACCTTCGTCATTAGGACTTAATGTATCTCCATATGGTCAAAGAATGGATG TAGTTAACAGTAATATCATGGCAGCAAATGctcagcaacaacaacaacaaataaaccaacagcagcagcaacaattACGATTGACTATGCAActgcaacaacagcaacagcagcaacaacaagcGTCCTTGTCAATTTCAAATCAGCCAGCACACAGTCAAGCAACGCCACAACTTACAGCATCGTGTGTAAGTCCATCTGTGCCTACTCAAGTTCCACCGACAGTAACTGCATCTCAAGCCCCAGTTCCAGTATGTTCTGTAACTCCACTAGCTACTCATCCTCAAGCACAG ATTGCAACTGCAAGAGAACGACATACTATTTGGCAAGGTGTTGTGGAATGGAttgaaaaaactaaaaatccTGCTGATGCACAGAAGCAAACAAGACATGTTCCCTGCCAAGTTTCTGCCAATTCAAAAGATGGAGATCCAGAGTT AAAAGCAGATACATGGCCGCAAAAGTTAATAATGCAACTGATGCCAAAGCAATTAATAGGAAATATTGGCggatcttatttaaaaaattccaaatctgttctttttcatccAACACCATGCGAAGCTTTAGAATCATTAACAAATATGATGACTTCtggattt gcAGGCTGTGTCCATTTTACATCTGTACCTCCGAGTTCAGCATGTGAAATAAAAGTGCTTATACTTCTCTACACAGCAGAAAAACGAACGTATTTGGGTTTTATTCCTAATGATCAAACAGCTTTTGTAGATCGTCTCCGTAAAGTGATCCAACAACAAAAAACTTCACAAGGTCCAATGAGACAAGGTCAA GCTGGTACTGCTGCTGGAAATGCTTTACCTGGTACCATACCGAACACAGGAATATCACAAGGAGGAATTTTAATGTCTCAAACAAACACTATGACAATGGGTGGAGGACAGATTACACAAAATGTCGTTTCTGCGAATACACCTCAGCAGACTTTACAAACTCCTACAGCTCAACAAAATCAATTAACTTTACAG AGTGGAGGAATTACTGCATCGCAAGTCAGTGGTAATACAGGAGGTATTATCGGTCAACAAAGACCACCTTTTGATGATTTGGAGATAGCAAGGCAccagaatttattaaaaatccaaCAGTTACGTCAAACACTAGAGGCTGCACAACAACAAGAAGCACAATATAAATCACAACTAGAAGTTAAT ATACAGCAAAATTTAGAAGTAGCGCAACAACAGGAAATGCAATATAAACAGCAACTTGAA gcTCAACAGGCACAACGTGGTATTGCTCCTGCTGCTATGGCAAATCAAGCATCTAATGCTCAAAGAATGATGCGTCCTGTGTCAACTAATAGTCTTGGTTTACGGCATTTATTACAACAG CAACAACCTCAATATAGACAACAAATACTTGGAATACAACAGCAAATGGTTAGTCCAAGAGGACAAATGACAACACGTCCTATGGCACCAAATAATACACAAAATCAACAATTCGATGATGTATCTAATTATGATTTTCTTGGTTAA
- the LOC122635567 gene encoding mediator of RNA polymerase II transcription subunit 25-like isoform X1, giving the protein MVAGPTEHGIQADVIFVIEETAVNGAYLNDLKTNYLIPTLEYFSQGGIEDREYVAENSTTLYGIVLYHAADCLPASCTETLGPYVNPHKLLLVLDKLEMVGGKGESHANIGEGLATALQCFEDLLLRREPSSATQKHCILICNSPPYQTVIQESYKFAGHTVEQVAALFQERNINLSVLSPRKIPALFKLFEKAGGDLQSSQTKNYAKDPRHLVLLRNYNLKERPVSPSIGGTVHTAVPNTAQIPLSPLQSNDSPNPNQVQQSIAPTPQSQATTFRNQTPQNISSVHQTVTQNMAAPMSATRPPYNPQISAPPNYHPGAVGARATHSRWMRPFIPPSASAPTNAQSSALIAQLTQPPSSLGLNVSPYGQRMDVVNSNIMAANAQQQQQQINQQQQQQLRLTMQLQQQQQQQQQASLSISNQPAHSQATPQLTASCVSPSVPTQVPPTVTASQAPVPVCSVTPLATHPQAQTNGGGGNISNQQIATARERHTIWQGVVEWIEKTKNPADAQKQTRHVPCQVSANSKDGDPELKADTWPQKLIMQLMPKQLIGNIGGSYLKNSKSVLFHPTPCEALESLTNMMTSGFAGCVHFTSVPPSSACEIKVLILLYTAEKRTYLGFIPNDQTAFVDRLRKVIQQQKTSQGPMRQGQAGTAAGNALPGTIPNTGISQGGILMSQTNTMTMGGGQITQNVVSANTPQQTLQTPTAQQNQLTLQSGGITASQVSGNTGGIIGQQRPPFDDLEIARHQNLLKIQQLRQTLEAAQQQEAQYKSQLEVNIQQNLEVAQQQEMQYKQQLEAQQAQRGIAPAAMANQASNAQRMMRPVSTNSLGLRHLLQQQQPQYRQQILGIQQQMVSPRGQMTTRPMAPNNTQNQQFDDVSNYDFLG; this is encoded by the exons atggTTGCTGGACCTACTGAACATGGTATACAAGCTGatgttatatttgttattgaaGAAACAGCTGTAAATGGAGCATATCTGAATGATCtcaaaacaaattatttaataccCACGTTAGA atattttagtCAAGGTGGCATAGAAGATAGAGAATATGTTGCAGAG AATAGTACTACACTTTATGGGATAGTATTATATCATGCTGCTGATTGTTTGCCAGCATCTTGTACAGAAACTCTTGGGCCTTATGTAAATCCTCATAAATTACTACTTGTTTTAGATAAACTTGa AATGGTTGGTGGAAAAGGAGAATCACATGCAAATATTGGAGAAGGTCTTGCTACCGCACTGCAGTGCTttgaagatttattattaagacGAGAACCAAGTAGTGCAACACAGAAACATTGTATTTTAATCTGCAATTCACCTCCATATCAAACAGTAATTCAAGAATCTTATAAATTTGCTGGTCATACCGTAGAACAAGTAGCTGCGCTTTTTCAGGAG agAAACATCAATCTATCCGTACTGTCTCCACGGAAAATACCAGCATTATTTAAACTATTTGAAAAAGCAGGAGGTGATCTGCAATCTTCTCAAACGAAGAATTATGCTAAGGATCCACGACATTTAGTACTTttacgtaattataatttaaaagaaagaccTGTAAGCCCATCAATTGGAGGGACAGTTCATACTGCTGTACCAAATACAGCACAAATTCCTCTCAGTCCATTACAAAGTAATGATAGTCCAAATCCAAACCAAGTTCAACAAAGTATTGCACCAACACCACAATCACAGGCTACTACATTCAGAAATCAAACACctcaaaatatttcttcggtTCATCAGACAGTCACACAAAATATGGCTGCCCCTATGAGTGCTACACGACCACCCTATAATCCTCAAATATCTGCTCCGCCAAATTATCATCCAGGAGCTGTGGGTGCAAGAGCTACACATTCAAGATGGATGAGACCATTCATACCACCAAGTGCTAGTGCTCCCACCAATGCACAGAGTAGCGCCTTAATTGCTCAATTAACACAACCACCTTCGTCATTAGGACTTAATGTATCTCCATATGGTCAAAGAATGGATG TAGTTAACAGTAATATCATGGCAGCAAATGctcagcaacaacaacaacaaataaaccaacagcagcagcaacaattACGATTGACTATGCAActgcaacaacagcaacagcagcaacaacaagcGTCCTTGTCAATTTCAAATCAGCCAGCACACAGTCAAGCAACGCCACAACTTACAGCATCGTGTGTAAGTCCATCTGTGCCTACTCAAGTTCCACCGACAGTAACTGCATCTCAAGCCCCAGTTCCAGTATGTTCTGTAACTCCACTAGCTACTCATCCTCAAGCACAG ACTAATGGAGGTGgtggaaatatttcaaatcaaCAGATTGCAACTGCAAGAGAACGACATACTATTTGGCAAGGTGTTGTGGAATGGAttgaaaaaactaaaaatccTGCTGATGCACAGAAGCAAACAAGACATGTTCCCTGCCAAGTTTCTGCCAATTCAAAAGATGGAGATCCAGAGTT AAAAGCAGATACATGGCCGCAAAAGTTAATAATGCAACTGATGCCAAAGCAATTAATAGGAAATATTGGCggatcttatttaaaaaattccaaatctgttctttttcatccAACACCATGCGAAGCTTTAGAATCATTAACAAATATGATGACTTCtggattt gcAGGCTGTGTCCATTTTACATCTGTACCTCCGAGTTCAGCATGTGAAATAAAAGTGCTTATACTTCTCTACACAGCAGAAAAACGAACGTATTTGGGTTTTATTCCTAATGATCAAACAGCTTTTGTAGATCGTCTCCGTAAAGTGATCCAACAACAAAAAACTTCACAAGGTCCAATGAGACAAGGTCAA GCTGGTACTGCTGCTGGAAATGCTTTACCTGGTACCATACCGAACACAGGAATATCACAAGGAGGAATTTTAATGTCTCAAACAAACACTATGACAATGGGTGGAGGACAGATTACACAAAATGTCGTTTCTGCGAATACACCTCAGCAGACTTTACAAACTCCTACAGCTCAACAAAATCAATTAACTTTACAG AGTGGAGGAATTACTGCATCGCAAGTCAGTGGTAATACAGGAGGTATTATCGGTCAACAAAGACCACCTTTTGATGATTTGGAGATAGCAAGGCAccagaatttattaaaaatccaaCAGTTACGTCAAACACTAGAGGCTGCACAACAACAAGAAGCACAATATAAATCACAACTAGAAGTTAAT ATACAGCAAAATTTAGAAGTAGCGCAACAACAGGAAATGCAATATAAACAGCAACTTGAA gcTCAACAGGCACAACGTGGTATTGCTCCTGCTGCTATGGCAAATCAAGCATCTAATGCTCAAAGAATGATGCGTCCTGTGTCAACTAATAGTCTTGGTTTACGGCATTTATTACAACAG CAACAACCTCAATATAGACAACAAATACTTGGAATACAACAGCAAATGGTTAGTCCAAGAGGACAAATGACAACACGTCCTATGGCACCAAATAATACACAAAATCAACAATTCGATGATGTATCTAATTATGATTTTCTTGGTTAA